A window from Ostrinia nubilalis chromosome 13, ilOstNubi1.1, whole genome shotgun sequence encodes these proteins:
- the LOC135077689 gene encoding 15-hydroxyprostaglandin dehydrogenase [NAD(+)]-like, giving the protein MELKGKVALITGAAAGIGLAYTEELLKQGAKVSVCDIDSEIGEQVADELGAKYGRKNVLFCQCDVTDYPQYEEAFEMTMKVFNRLDIVINNAGVMNDRFWELEVDVNLNGVIRGTLLAYRFMGKDRGGQGGTIVNTASTAFARPQVSTPIYTATNYAVVGLTRSYGDQYHVNLTGVRSMVLCPGLTDTGLVKEIRKQLMSSEYEAAWQRDNANCKTQSAEHVGRSLIEILTKGQSGSVWVVENGLPAREWRG; this is encoded by the exons ATGGAGTTAAAAGGAAAGGTTGCCTTGATCACCGGCGCTGCCGCCGGCATCGGCCTCGCGTACACAGAAGAACTCCTCAAACAAGGAGCCaag GTTTCAGTATGCGACATCGATTCGGAGATCGGGGAACAGGTGGCCGACGAGCTGGGAGCCAAGTATGGCCGGAAGAACGTGCTGTTCTGCCAGTGTGACGTCACCGACTACCCACAGTACGAAG AGGCTTTCGAGATGACGATGAAGGTGTTCAACCGGCTGGACATCGTGATCAACAACGCCGGCGTCATGAACGACAGGTTCTGGGAGCTGGAGGTGGACGTCAATCTA AACGGGGTGATACGCGGGACGCTGTTAGCCTACCGGTTCATGGGCAAAGACCGTGGAGGGCAGGGCGGCACTATCGTGAACACGGCGTCCACAGCCTTCGCGAGACCTCAAGTGTCCACCCCCATCTACACTGCTACCAACTACGCTGTGGTGGGGCTGACCAGGTCTTACGGG GACCAGTACCACGTGAACTTGACAGGCGTGAGAAGTATGGTGCTGTGCCCGGGGCTGACCGACACGGGCCTGGTCAAGGAGATCCGCAAGCAGCTCATGTCGTCCGAGTACGAGGCCGCTTGGCAGAGGGACAACGCTAACTGCAAGACGCAGAG CGCGGAGCACGTCGGCAGGTCGCTAATCGAGATACTCACCAAAGGACAGAGTGGCTCAGTCTGGGTTGTCGAGAACGGCCTGCCAGCCCGGGAGTGGCGTGGCTAA
- the LOC135077207 gene encoding kelch-like protein 10, producing the protein MEFNTKHRKLTKTKNSVRTPSTAKPRLTKKKTVTRKRKCVCLPENYSVVEFPAIWNELRQNGQLCDGTIVCRDMKTIRVHRAILSAVSPYFKAIFINSLKKGEKEETEIFVDVPSYYMSLILDYAYTGTCIVTAENVEYLLPYADQFDVVGVIQLCCQFLLQELRPHNCLGIFKFARYYFCGELEKKGKLYIRQNFSRILKECNEFKSLAYDELEDILRDDELNVRNEEIVFQAVKTWVEYDLENRRKYIPSLLCCVRFGHISYKYFKSKILQWQPVVDDAKNQEALYPAVVFHTLLDSRPGTEADLNDPLARPRIPYEILFAVGGWSAGSPTSFVETYDTRADRWFLSIHMDLTPRAYHGLCTLNNLIYMIGGFDGSDHFNTVRCYDPVANTWHERACMYQARCYVSVVVHDGLIYALGGYNGRTRMSSVERYYPDKNQWEMTTPMNKQRSDASAASLSGKIYIVGGFNGQEVLSSAEVFDADTKQWSFIRSMLSPRSGVSLIAYRDCLYALGGFNGYSRLNTGERFNPHRGGDWQEVTEMFSARSNFATVLLDDMIFVIGGFNGSTTIPHVECYDGDTLEWYDAAPMNLNRSALSACVLSGLPNARSFSYLAKAVPAAGADQAHHS; encoded by the exons ATGGAATTTAATACGAAACATCGAAAATTAACCAAAACTAAAAATTCTGTTCGTACTCCTTCAACCGCGAAACCACGTTTAACCAAAAAGAAGACTGTAACTCGTAAAAGAAAATGCGTGTGTCTCCCTGAAAATTACTCGGTAGTAGAGTTCCCAGCTATTTGGAATGAGCTGCGACAAAACGGCCAACTGTGCGATGGAACGATTGTTTGTAGGGACATGAAAACTATACGCGTACACCGGGCGATACTATCTGCCGTAAGTCCGTATTTCAAAGCGATATTtataaattctttaaaaaaaggaGAGAAAGAGGAAACTGAGATATTCGTTGATGTCCCTAGTTATTACATGAGTCTTATCCTTGATTATGCATATACGGGCACGTGTATCGTAACCGCAGAGAATGTAGAATATCTTTTGCCTTACGCGGATCAATTTGATGTTGTCGGAGTCATACAGCTGTGTTGCCAATTTCTGCTGCAAGAGCTGAGACCGCATAACTGTCTTGGAATATTTAAATTTGCAAGGTATTACTTCTGCGGGGAATTAGAAAAGAAAGGTAAATTATATATAAGACAGAATTTTAGCAGAATACTTAAGGAATGTAATGAGTTTAAATCACTTGCATACGATGAGCTCGAAGACATCCTGAGGGATGACGAACTCAATGTTCGGAACGAGGAAATAGTATTCCAAGCTGTTAAAACGTGGGTAGAATATGATTTAGAAAACAGAAGAAAATATATTCCATCGCTATTGTGCTGTGTGCGGTTCGGTCAcattagttataaatatttcaaatcaaaaatacTCCAGTGGCAGCCAGTCGTCGATGATGCA AAGAATCAAGAGGCGTTGTATCCAGCTGTGGTATTTCATACACTGTTAGATTCTCGCCCCGGTACGGAAGCTGACCTAAACGACCCTCTGGCGAGACCACGAATACCCTACGAGATACTTTTTGCTGTTGGAGGATGGAGTGCAGGAAGCCCCACAAGTTTTGTTGAAACATACGATACGAG GGCTGACCGTTGGTTCCTCTCCATCCACATGGACCTGACGCCTCGGGCGTACCACGGGCTGTGTACCCTCAACAACCTGATCTACATGATCGGCGGCTTCGACGGCAGCGACCACTTCAACACCGTCCGATGCTATGACCCGGTGGCCAACACATGGCACGAGAGGGCTTGTATGTACCAGGCGAGGTGTTACGTCAGCGTGGTCGTTCATG ATGGTCTGATTTACGCGCTGGGTGGGTACAACGGGCGCACTCGCATGTCCTCTGTGGAGCGCTACTACCCCGACAAGAACCAATGGGAAATGACAACGCCGATGAACAAGCAACGGTCGGACGCCAGCGCAGCTTCCTTGAGTGGCAAG ATTTACATAGTGGGTGGTTTCAACGGCCAAGAGGTTCTGAGCTCGGCTGAAGTGTTCGACGCAGACACGAAGCAGTGGAGCTTCATCAGGTCCATGCTGAGTCCTCGCTCTGGAGTCAGCCTCATCGCCTACAGGGACTGTCTCTATGCTCTCGGAGGATTCAATGGATACAGTCGTCTCAATACTG GAGAAAGATTCAATCCTCACCGCGGTGGTGACTGGCAAGAGGTGACAGAGATGTTCAGCGCTCGCAGTAACTTCGCTACTGTTCTGCTGGATGACATGATCTTCGTTATCGGAGGCTTTAATG GGTCGACCACAATACCTCACGTCGAGTGCTACGACGGAGACACCCTGGAATGGTATGACGCTGCTCCAATGAACCTGAATCGGTCTGCCCTAAGCGCCTGCGTTCTTTCGGGACTTCCCAACGCGCGCTCTTTCTCCTACCTCGCCAAAGCTGTTCCCGCCGCTGGAGCAGACCAAGCTCACCATTCATAG
- the LOC135077688 gene encoding folliculin, with the protein MNAIIGLCHFCEAHGPRPLFCTFTTDDENHTKESSKSTVECTGCSSLGSETILVSRDDDGTIFCSRESVVNADVTTFLRQAAIRSITCEVSWSKEGGVVYFSDTQGHVLSLTFQLKDTRARGLKRWFSIVVLMKDKMLLLNLMPVLSEHMQKISKELQDSAETVYNNEQKICSQRALRLKTGRNDFGQSRSLKQLTGDEEVFKRLHSHFTWMLKAGALTYSETLYTSHDLLNKLNPQMVKNSIFDTKVCEIPSEENCIDLRALENMLSKSVFRILLYCTLMGINIEIKPNIEEASIITKGLKRCVPIDVETPNVRNVNQKIPAKDKRSVCILEKTDNSNYCCNWSGSLPSKCPTIMIRIENAMENSSFNDAVLHQHIKSLLLEWLGTAKAVKSAIESSGPKSEAVANLKKVFGLSPQDDLLISYWISAYC; encoded by the exons ATGAACGCTATTATTGGCCTGTGTCATTTCTGTGAAGCACATGGTCCCAGGCCATTGTTTTGTACGTTTACAACTGACGACGAAAATCATACGAAAGAATCCTCAAAATCTACTGTAGAATGCACAGGATGTTCTTCTCTCGGTTCGGAGACCATACTCGTGTCACGAGACGACGATGGCACGATATTCTGCAGTAGAGAATCAGTAGTAAATGCAGATGTAACCACTTTTCTACGACAGGCAGCTATCAGAAGTATTACTTGTGAA GTAAGTTGGAGCAAAGAAGGTGGAGTGGTATACTTCAGTGACACACAGGGGCATGTCCTAAGCCTGACGTTTCAGCTGAAAGATACGCGCGCTCGCGGTCTGAAGCGCTGGTTCTCAATAGTCGTGCTCATGAAGGACAAAATGCTGCTACTAAATCTCATGCCAGTTCTGTCTGAACACATGCAG aaaatatcaaaagagcTACAAGATTCAGCTGAAACTGTATACAACAATGAACAAAAGATATGCTCCCAAAGAGCTTTGAGGCTGAAAACTGGAAGGAATGATTTTGGACAATCTAGGTCACTGAAACAACTAACAG GTGATGAAGAGGTTTTCAAGAGACTTCACTCACACTTCACATGGATGCTAAAGGCTGGGGCTCTAACATACTCGGAGACATTGTACACAAGCCATGACCTACTAAATAAACTCAACCCTCAAATGGTCAAGAACTCAATATTTGATACAAAAGTCTGTGAAATCCCAAGCGAAGAAAACTGTATTGATTTGAGAGCattagaaaatatgctgtcTAAATCTGTATTCCGAATACTACTGTACTGTACATTGATGGGAatcaat ATTGAAATAAAACCTAACATTGAAGAAGCCAGCATTATCACTAAAGGATTGAAAAGATGTGTACCTATAGATGTTGAAACACCAAATGTAAGAAATGTAAACCAAAAAATACCTGCTAAGGATAAAAGAAGTGTCTGTATTTTAGAAAAAACTGATAATAGTAACTATTGCTGTAATTGGTCTGGAAGTTTACCAAGTAAATGTCCTACAATAATGATAAGAATAGAAAATGCAATGGAGAATTCAAGTTTCAATGATGCAGTTCTCCATCAACAcataaaatcattattattagaaTGGCTTGG AACAGCAAAAGCAGTCAAGTCTGCAATAGAATCATCAGGGCCAAAATCAGAAGCAGTTGCTAACCTGAAAAAGGTGTTTGGTCTATCACCTCAAGATGACTTATTGATAAGCTATTGGATCAGTGCTTATTGTTGA
- the LOC135077690 gene encoding cytochrome c1, heme protein, mitochondrial: MAAAVGRICGARLLKNYGIVAPQVCQLSTSAQGWTRNRKLLLSTLGVVGGGVGALLFALEQSVQASGNEAHPPHQPWSHDGIFKSFDHASIRRGYEVYKQVCKACHSLQYIAFRNLVNVSHTEEEAKAEAAEVMIKDGPDEEGNYFERPGKLSDYFPSPYPNENAARAANNGAYPPDLSLICSGRKGGEDYIFALLTGYVEAPAGIALREGQNYNPYFPGGAISMAQVLFDEAAEYTDGTTPTASQLAKDVATFLRWCSEPELDDRRLMTIKAIGMFSMLAAVVYYFKRHKWSSIKSRKLAYKPVSKK; the protein is encoded by the exons ATGGCGGCCGCCGTCGGTAGGATTTGTGGGGCACGTCTTTTGAAAAATTATGGGATAGTTGCTCCCCAG GTATGTCAGCTGTCCACCAGTGCTCAAGGATGGACTAGGAATAGAAAATTG TTACTCTCCACCTTGGGTGTGGTGGGAGGAGGAGTGGGCGCTCTCCTGTTCGCCCTGGAACAGTCAGTGCAGGCTTCGGGCAACGAAGCTCACCCACCCCATCAGCCTTGGAGCCACGATGGCATATTCAAGTCTTTTGACCATGCTAG CATACGCCGGGGGTATGAAGTGTACAAACAGGTGTGCAAGGCGTGTCACTCGCTGCAGTACATTGCCTTCCGAAACCTGGTCAACGTCAGCCACACTGAGGAAGAGGCCAAAGCGGAGGCGGCAGAG GTTATGATCAAAGACGGACCTGATGAGGAAGGCAACTACTTCGAGAGGCCCGGCAAGCTGTCGGATTACTTCCCGTCGCCTTACCCCAATGAAAATGCTGCCAGAGCAGCTAACAATG GTGCCTACCCGCCGGACCTGTCGCTGATCTGCTCGGGCCGCAAGGGCGGCGAGGACTACATCTTCGCGCTGCTGACGGGCTACGTGGAGGCGCCCGCCGGCATCGCGCTGCGCGAGGGACAGAACTACAACCCCTACTTCCCCGGGGGAGCCATCTCGATGGCACAAGTGTTGTTCGACGAG GCGGCGGAATACACCGACGGCACGACGCCAACAGCGTCACAGCTGGCCAAAGACGTAGCCACGTTCCTGCGGTGGTGCTCGGAGCCCGAGCTGGACGACCGGCGGCTCATGACCATCAAGGCCATCGGCATGTTCTCCATGCTCGCCGCCGTCGTCTACTACTTCAAACGGCACAAGTGGTCCTCCATCAAGTCCAGAAAACTAGCCTACAAACCCGTCTCTAAGAAATAA